The Globicephala melas chromosome 13, mGloMel1.2, whole genome shotgun sequence genome includes a region encoding these proteins:
- the FZD10 gene encoding frizzled-10 → MQRPGPRLWLVLQVMGSCAAISSMDMERPGDGRCQPIEIPMCKDIGYNMTRMPNLMGHENQREAAIQLHEFAPLVEYGCHGHLRFFLCSLYAPMCTEQVSTPIPACRVMCEQARLKCSPIMEQFNFKWPDSLDCSKLPNKNDPNYLCMEAPNNGSDEPARGSGMFPPLFRPQRPHSAQENQLKDGGPGRVGCDNPGKFRHVEKSASCAPLCTPGVDVYWSRDDKHFAVVWLAVWSVLCFFSSAFTVLTFLIDPARFRYPERPIIFLSMCYCVYSVGYIIRLFAGAESVACDRDSGQLYVIQEGLESTGCTLVFLVLYYFGMASSLWWVILTLTWFLAAGKKWGHEAIEANSSYFHLAAWAIPAVKTILILVMRRVAGDELTGVCYVGSMDVNALTGFVLIPLACYLIIGTSFILSGFVALFHIRRVMKTGGENTDKLEKLMVRIGVFSVLYTVPATCVIACYFYERLNVEYWKILATQHKCKMNNQTKNLDCLMAASIPAVEIFMVKIFMLLVVGITSGMWVWTSKTLQSWQNVCSRRFKKKSRRKPASVITSSGIYKKAQHPPKTHLGKYEIPAQPPTCV, encoded by the coding sequence ATGCAGCGCCCGGGCCCCCGCCTGTGGCTGGTGCTTCAGGTGATGGGCTCGTGCGCCGCCATCAGCTCCATGGACATGGAGCGTCCGGGCGACGGCAGGTGCCAGCCCATCGAGATCCCGATGTGCAAGGACATTGGCTACAACATGACCCGCATGCCCAACCTGATGGGCCACGAGAACCAGCGCGAGGCCGCCATCCAGCTGCACGAGTTCGCGCCGCTGGTGGAGTACGGCTGCCACGGCCACCTCCGCTTCTTCCTGTGCTCCCTGTACGCGCCCATGTGCACCGAGCAAgtctccacccccatccccgcctGCCGGGTCATGTGCGAGCAGGCCCGGCTCAAGTGCTCCCCGATCATGGAGCAGTTCAACTTCAAGTGGCCCGACTCGCTGGACTGCAGCAAACTCCCCAACAAGAACGACCCCAATTACCTGTGCATGGAGGCGCCCAACAACGGCTCGGACGAGCCCGCGCGGGGCTCGGGCATGTTCCCGCCGCTCTTCCGGCCGCAGCGGCCGCACAGCGCGCAGGAGAACCAGCTGAAGGACGGGGGACCCGGGCGCGTCGGCTGCGACAACCCGGGCAAGTTCCGCCACGTGGAGAAGAGCGCGTCGTGCGCGCCGCTCTGCACGCCGGGCGTGGACGTCTACTGGAGCCGCGACGACAAGCACTTCGCCGTGGTCTGGCTGGCCGTCTGGTCCGTGCTCTGCTTCTTCTCCAGCGCCTTCACCGTGCTCACCTTCCTCATCGACCCGGCGCGCTTCAGGTACCCCGAGCGCCCCATCATCTTCCTCTCCATGTGCTACTGCGTCTACTCGGTGGGCTACATCATCCGCCTCTTCGCGGGCGCCGAGAGCGTCGCCTGCGACCGGGACAGCGGGCAGCTGTACGTCATCCAGGAGGGGCTTGAGAGCACGGGCTGCACCCTGGTCTTCCTGGTCCTCTACTACTTCGGCATGGCCAGTTCCCTGTGGTGGGTGATTCTCACGCTCACCTGGTTTCTGGCTGCGGGCAAGAAGTGGGGCCACGAGGCCATCGAGGCCAACAGCAGCTACTTCCACCTGGCCGCCTGGGCCATCCCGGCCGTGAAGACCATCCTAATCCTGGTCATGCGCAGGGTTGCGGGGGACGAGCTGACCGGCGTCTGCTACGTGGGGAGCATGGACGTCAACGCCCTCACCGGCTTCGTCCTCATCCCGCTGGCCTGTTACCTCATCATCGGCACTTCCTTTATCCTCTCGGGCTTCGTGGCCCTTTTCCACATCCGGAGGGTGATGAAAACGGGTGGGGAGAACACGGACAAACTGGAAAAGCTCATGGTGAGGATAGGGGTCTTCTCCGTGCTCTACACGGTGCCGGCCACCTGTGTGATTGCCTGTTACTTTTACGAACGCCTCAACGTGGAGTATTGGAAAATCCTGGCCACGCAGCACAAGTGCAAAATGAACAACCAGACTAAAAACCTGGACTGTCTGATGGCCGCCTCCATCCCCGCGGTGGAGATCTTCATGGTGAAGATTTTCATGCTGTTGGTGGTGGGCATCACCAGTGGCATGTGGGTCTGGACATCCAAGACTCTGCAGTCCTGGCAGAACGTTTGCAGCCGCAGGTTCAAGAAAAAGAGCCGAAGAAAACCGGCCAGCGTGATCACCAGCAGTGGAATTTACAAAAAAGCCCAGCATCCCCCAAAAACCCATCTCGGGAAATATGAAATCCCTGCCCAGCCTCCCACCTGCGTGTGA